From a region of the Catalinimonas alkaloidigena genome:
- a CDS encoding glycosyltransferase, whose protein sequence is MSTTGVVIPCYNEAHRLPVTAFRQFAAQYPEICLCFVDDGSSDATYSMLQALRQGQEARVFVIRIETNRGKAEAVRRGMHFLLENTPLTCLGFLDADLATPPEGFMALCHHLLTHKQYQVVTGARIRRLGAEIERSAARHLIGRVMATGISLMLQLPFYDTQCGAKVFTREIAALLFAQPFCSSWLFDVELFFRLQQHEGLARTRQLVYEYPLPRWSHRAGSKITYRDGWQVVRELYRIWHRYRGVGGATLTPVQTTD, encoded by the coding sequence ATGTCGACAACAGGCGTCGTAATTCCGTGCTACAACGAGGCGCACCGCTTGCCGGTCACGGCATTTCGCCAGTTTGCCGCTCAGTACCCCGAGATCTGCCTGTGTTTTGTCGACGACGGCAGCAGCGATGCTACGTACTCCATGCTGCAGGCACTCCGGCAAGGGCAGGAAGCGCGCGTTTTTGTCATACGCATTGAAACCAACCGAGGAAAAGCGGAGGCCGTACGGCGGGGAATGCACTTTTTGCTGGAAAACACCCCACTGACTTGCCTGGGCTTTCTGGATGCCGATCTGGCGACCCCACCCGAGGGATTTATGGCGCTTTGTCATCACCTGCTGACGCACAAGCAGTACCAGGTAGTGACCGGCGCACGCATCCGGCGCCTGGGCGCCGAAATCGAACGGTCGGCGGCCCGGCACCTCATCGGGCGTGTGATGGCTACCGGCATCAGCCTGATGCTGCAGCTGCCGTTTTACGATACCCAGTGCGGTGCCAAAGTATTCACACGCGAAATAGCAGCCCTCCTGTTCGCCCAACCGTTTTGCAGCTCATGGCTTTTTGACGTAGAACTCTTTTTCCGATTGCAACAACACGAAGGCCTGGCCCGCACGCGACAACTGGTCTACGAGTATCCATTGCCCCGCTGGTCCCATCGGGCCGGTTCTAAAATCACCTACCGCGACGGCTGGCAGGTTGTCCGCGAGTTGTATCGCATCTGGCACCGCTACCGAGGCGTGGGGGGAGCGACCCTTACGCCGGTGCAAACAACAGATTGA
- a CDS encoding methyltransferase domain-containing protein has translation MALENEFPILQRFPKKRPPLPPPYQAIYAQHYLDNREGNTKATSVSQQLERWLHRKVAEDLKGQKRNFATLEIGAGTLNQIPYEANSFPYDVIEPFHSLYEHSPYQHEVRHFYDDIREVPADARYDRITAVATFEHITDLPTVVAKAALLLASQGSLRISIPNEGTWLWRLGTQVTGYEFTQKHGLDYQVLMRHEHVNTAAEIEEVIGVFFTRQRSASFGLNRHTAFYRFIEATQPNLERARAFLATQP, from the coding sequence ATGGCGCTCGAAAACGAATTCCCCATTTTACAGCGATTTCCCAAGAAACGGCCCCCGCTGCCCCCCCCTTACCAAGCCATCTATGCCCAGCATTACCTCGACAACCGGGAGGGCAACACCAAAGCGACCTCCGTTTCGCAACAACTGGAGCGGTGGTTGCACCGCAAAGTTGCCGAAGACCTGAAAGGCCAGAAGCGCAACTTCGCCACTCTGGAAATCGGGGCGGGTACCCTCAACCAGATCCCTTACGAGGCCAACTCGTTTCCTTATGACGTAATTGAACCCTTCCACAGCCTGTACGAGCACTCTCCGTACCAGCACGAGGTGCGTCATTTTTACGACGACATTCGGGAGGTGCCCGCGGATGCCCGCTACGACCGCATCACCGCAGTGGCTACCTTCGAGCACATCACCGATCTGCCGACGGTAGTGGCCAAAGCTGCATTACTGCTGGCCTCTCAGGGCAGCCTGCGGATTTCTATTCCCAACGAAGGCACGTGGCTTTGGCGTTTGGGAACCCAAGTAACAGGATATGAATTCACCCAAAAACATGGTCTTGACTACCAGGTACTGATGCGGCACGAGCATGTTAATACGGCGGCAGAGATCGAGGAGGTCATCGGGGTCTTCTTCACCCGGCAACGCAGCGCTTCGTTTGGGCTGAATCGCCACACCGCATTCTACCGCTTTATAGAAGCTACCCAGCCTAACTTGGAACGCGCACGCGCGTTTTTAGCGACTCAGCCGTGA
- a CDS encoding glycosyltransferase family 2 protein, producing MKDLSIVIPLLNEAENLPVIHRRLTEVLQPTGLRYEIVFVDDGSTDASFQEIRTLAQHDKAVRGVSLSRNFGHQVALTAGFEHSQGEAIISMDADLQHPPEMLPELYKHFQRGYDVVHAIRKDGEHMSVLKRKTSVWFYRLMNYLSDTHFHPGAADFRLVSRRALQAYLSLPEKDRFNRGLFAWIGFNQVYVPYQETTRHAGKSKYTLKKMVYLALDGIISFSARPLQLSFFAGLFFGCAGLLYALFAIVMYFRGQTIEGWTSILVTVLLMGGVQLVVIGILGEYLARIYRETKNRPLYFVKDATDAVDPVLASPKEL from the coding sequence TTGAAAGACCTTAGCATCGTCATTCCCCTGCTGAACGAGGCCGAAAACTTACCAGTGATCCACCGCCGCCTGACGGAGGTACTGCAACCCACCGGGCTCCGCTACGAGATTGTGTTTGTGGACGACGGCAGCACCGACGCGTCGTTTCAGGAGATTCGCACCCTGGCCCAACACGACAAGGCCGTCCGCGGCGTTTCTCTGTCGCGCAACTTTGGGCATCAGGTGGCGCTCACAGCCGGGTTCGAACACAGCCAGGGCGAAGCCATTATTTCGATGGATGCCGACCTGCAACACCCCCCGGAGATGCTGCCCGAACTTTACAAGCATTTTCAACGCGGGTACGACGTGGTCCACGCCATCCGCAAAGACGGCGAACACATGTCGGTCCTGAAACGCAAAACGTCTGTTTGGTTTTACCGCCTCATGAACTACCTGTCGGATACCCACTTCCACCCTGGGGCCGCCGATTTCCGGCTGGTCAGCCGACGTGCCCTGCAAGCTTACCTGTCCCTGCCTGAGAAAGACCGCTTCAACCGGGGGCTGTTTGCCTGGATTGGCTTCAACCAGGTGTATGTTCCGTACCAGGAGACGACGCGCCACGCCGGCAAAAGCAAGTATACGCTCAAGAAAATGGTCTATCTGGCACTTGACGGCATCATTTCCTTCTCGGCACGGCCGCTACAGCTCTCGTTTTTTGCCGGCCTGTTTTTCGGATGTGCCGGTCTGTTGTACGCGCTGTTTGCCATAGTGATGTATTTCCGGGGGCAAACCATCGAAGGCTGGACCTCAATTCTGGTCACGGTGCTGTTGATGGGCGGCGTCCAACTGGTGGTGATCGGCATCCTGGGCGAATACCTGGCACGGATCTACCGTGAGACAAAAAACCGGCCTCTTTATTTCGTAAAAGATGCCACTGATGCCGTTGATCCTGTGCTGGCTTCTCCGAAAGAGTTGTGA
- a CDS encoding ArnT family glycosyltransferase, with product MTLSSQRSIHFFLLPPFLILAYFALFWRLGHPALYIWDESLRAVSAMDMVEGGSWLVNQHTTKPPLMKWIQAVCLQLFGFSEVALRLPSALSGLGTALLLIWFCSREIRQPLIGYLSALVLLSAYGYVGPHATRTADTDAPLTLFLTISCFAYYRLLEHDRRRTLYLLLCAGAILIASLIKGIAGLFFLPGLFLYALFRGKLGVLFKFWQLYAAIGVFVFAIVTYYVVREWNNPGYFAHVWQYELGGRFGGVVQGHKGGPYYYLTNLITERFTPWIFVLPFILPFLFLHPTRPYHPLVVLSLCCALSLLLVLSVASTKIAWYDVPTYPFLALLTSIGIFLMADYFIMLYRLPFRAWHATVVVFLVLFIPSYRWILHKNRFPLGFSYYINWSQLEYGPFMQHLKETNPSLKEYYILNPLNNTHLYYYVHAYNHAYQYQLTHLSQIAQLPVGATVMTCESSYLPPLAAQYDYVTLESYGHCRLLKLVRPHVADSTQLTLQP from the coding sequence ATGACGCTTTCCTCTCAGCGATCGATTCATTTCTTTCTGCTGCCTCCCTTCCTGATCCTTGCGTATTTCGCGCTTTTCTGGCGACTGGGACATCCGGCACTCTACATCTGGGACGAATCGTTGCGGGCTGTCAGTGCGATGGATATGGTCGAAGGCGGGAGCTGGTTGGTCAATCAACATACCACCAAGCCACCGCTGATGAAGTGGATTCAGGCGGTCTGTTTGCAATTGTTCGGCTTTTCAGAAGTAGCGCTGCGCCTGCCGTCGGCATTGAGTGGCCTGGGTACCGCCCTTTTACTGATCTGGTTTTGCAGTCGTGAGATTCGCCAGCCGCTGATCGGGTACCTGAGCGCGCTGGTGCTGTTGAGCGCCTATGGCTACGTAGGGCCTCATGCAACACGGACTGCCGATACCGACGCTCCCCTCACGCTATTTCTGACCATTTCGTGCTTCGCGTATTATCGCCTGTTGGAACATGACCGACGCCGCACGCTTTACCTGCTTCTCTGTGCCGGTGCCATTCTGATCGCCTCCCTGATCAAAGGGATCGCCGGATTGTTTTTTCTGCCGGGGCTGTTCTTGTATGCTCTCTTCCGTGGTAAACTCGGGGTGCTTTTCAAATTCTGGCAGCTTTATGCCGCCATTGGGGTATTTGTGTTCGCCATTGTGACTTACTATGTCGTGCGGGAATGGAACAATCCGGGATATTTCGCGCACGTCTGGCAGTACGAACTCGGCGGGCGCTTTGGCGGCGTAGTACAAGGCCACAAAGGAGGGCCCTATTACTACCTGACGAACCTGATTACCGAGCGCTTTACGCCGTGGATATTTGTGCTACCGTTTATACTTCCGTTTCTGTTTCTGCACCCTACCCGCCCCTACCACCCGCTGGTCGTCCTTTCCTTGTGCTGTGCATTGAGCCTGCTGCTGGTGTTATCGGTGGCTTCCACAAAAATTGCCTGGTACGATGTCCCCACCTATCCCTTTCTGGCCCTGCTCACCAGCATCGGGATATTCCTGATGGCCGACTACTTTATTATGCTGTACCGGCTCCCTTTCCGGGCGTGGCACGCAACGGTGGTCGTATTTCTGGTGCTCTTCATACCCAGCTACAGGTGGATTCTCCACAAAAATCGCTTTCCGCTGGGCTTTTCCTATTACATCAACTGGAGCCAGCTGGAATACGGCCCCTTTATGCAGCACCTTAAAGAGACGAATCCTTCGCTGAAAGAGTACTACATTCTAAATCCGCTGAACAACACGCACCTGTACTATTACGTGCATGCCTACAATCATGCCTACCAGTACCAGCTCACCCACCTGTCGCAAATTGCCCAACTTCCCGTGGGTGCTACGGTTATGACGTGCGAATCGTCGTACCTCCCGCCCCTCGCTGCCCAGTACGATTACGTCACGCTGGAAAGTTACGGACACTGCCGTTTGCTGAAACTGGTTCGGCCACACGTCGCCGACTCTACCCAACTTACTTTACAGCCATGA
- a CDS encoding VWA domain-containing protein codes for MTHPEHLERWRLILGGDANDGTGVSLQGEMQDLDRVLTALYDAERKGGLGSSSPNVSRWLGDIRTYFPSSVVQVMQRDALERLNLTQMLLEPEMLASAEPDIHLVATLLSLSRVIPEKTKDTARQVVQKVVDDLMKKLAHPMQQAVAGSLNRAALNKRPRHHEINWHRTILKNLKHYQPDYRTIVPETRLGWGRKRSALKDVVLCLDQSGSMAASVIYSGIFGAVLASIPAVNTRMIVFDTAVADLTEDLEDPVDLLFGVQLGGGTDIHRALLYCQQLITRPTDTVLVLITDLFEGGDRRKMLQLANALAQAGVQLVVLLALSDDGKPAYDHQNAAALAAMGVPVFACTPDLFPELMASALQKQDLNQWAATQGIVTERGAG; via the coding sequence ATGACCCACCCCGAACACCTGGAACGCTGGCGCCTGATTTTGGGCGGCGATGCGAATGATGGCACCGGCGTATCGCTGCAAGGCGAGATGCAGGACCTGGACCGTGTGCTGACCGCACTCTACGATGCGGAGCGGAAAGGCGGCCTCGGCTCCTCGTCTCCGAACGTGTCGCGCTGGCTGGGCGATATTCGCACCTACTTTCCTTCGTCGGTGGTGCAGGTGATGCAACGCGATGCCCTGGAGCGGCTGAATCTGACGCAAATGCTTCTGGAACCCGAAATGCTGGCCTCGGCCGAACCGGACATCCACCTGGTCGCGACGCTGCTTTCGCTGAGTCGGGTGATTCCGGAGAAAACGAAGGATACGGCCCGGCAAGTGGTGCAGAAGGTGGTCGACGATTTGATGAAGAAGCTGGCGCATCCCATGCAACAGGCCGTGGCGGGTAGCCTGAACCGCGCCGCACTGAACAAACGTCCGCGCCACCACGAAATCAACTGGCACCGGACCATCCTCAAAAACCTGAAGCATTACCAACCCGACTACCGGACCATCGTACCGGAAACGCGCCTGGGCTGGGGACGGAAACGCTCGGCGCTGAAAGACGTGGTGTTGTGTCTGGACCAGAGCGGCTCGATGGCCGCCTCGGTCATCTACTCCGGCATCTTCGGGGCGGTGCTGGCGTCCATCCCGGCGGTGAACACCCGCATGATCGTGTTCGATACGGCGGTGGCCGACCTGACGGAAGACCTGGAAGATCCGGTCGATCTGCTGTTCGGTGTGCAGTTGGGCGGCGGCACCGACATCCACCGCGCCTTGCTGTATTGCCAACAACTTATCACTCGCCCCACCGACACGGTGCTGGTGCTGATCACCGACCTGTTCGAAGGAGGCGACCGCCGCAAGATGCTTCAACTGGCCAATGCCCTGGCCCAGGCCGGCGTGCAACTCGTGGTGCTGCTCGCGCTGAGCGACGACGGCAAGCCTGCCTACGATCACCAGAACGCTGCCGCCCTCGCCGCGATGGGCGTTCCCGTGTTCGCCTGTACTCCCGACCTGTTTCCGGAACTGATGGCGTCGGCTCTACAGAAACAGGACCTAAACCAGTGGGCGGCCACCCAGGGCATCGTGACCGAACGCGGCGCCGGCTAA